GTTGAGGCGGCCGCGGTGAGCCATCCCGATCACCGCCTCGACGATCCCCGCCTCGGCGGCGTCGTCGAGGAGCACGTCGAGCATCGGCACGAGCGTCTCGGCCCCCTCGAGGGAGAAACGCTTGTGGCCGACGTAGGTCGAATGCAGGAACTTCTCGAACGCCTCGGCGGCGTTGAGGGTGGCGAGGATCCTGCGCTGGCGCTGCGCGTCGGGAGGTGCGGAGGGGCGGTCGGTCTCCAGGCGCTCGGCGATCCACTTCCGGATCTCCGGCTCCTGGATGTGCATGTATTCGACGCCGACGTGGCGGCAGTAGGTCTCCCGAAGGACGTCCACGATCCCGCGCAGCTTGCGCACCGCCCGGTGTCCGGCGAGCTCGCACACGAACTCGCGGTCGAGGTCCCACACGGTCAGGCCGTAGTGGGAGAGCTCCAGCTCGGGTTGCTTGAGCCCCGGCGTGCCGAGCGGATCGATGCGCGCCGAGAGATGGCCGCGGACGCGGTAGGCCCGGATCAGCTGGAGGACCCCGGCCTGTTTCTCGATCGCGTCGAGATTCCCCGCTCGCCCCGCGCCGGGATTCTGGTCTCCCGACCAGCGCGCGGGCTCGTGGGGGACGCGCAGCTCGGCGAAGATCCGGTCGTAGAACCCGTCGTGGCCGAGGAGGAGCTTCTCGACGGTCGCGAGGAACGCCCCCGACTCCGCACCCTGGATCACGCGATGGTCGTAGGTGCTCGTCAGGGTCATGACCTTCGAGAGTCCCAGTCGCGCGATCCACTCCGGGGACATCCCCGCGTATTCGGGGGGGTACCCGATCGCCCCCGTTCCGACGATCGTTCCCTGTCCCTGCATGAGGCGGGGGACGGAGAGCGACGTCCCGAGCATCCCGGGATTGGTGAGCGAGACGGTCGTCCCCTGGAAGTCCTCGACGGCGAGGCGGTGCTCGCGGGCCTTCGCCACCATCGCGTCGTAGGCCGCCGTGAAGGCGGGGAAGTCGAGGCGCTCGGCGTCCTTGACGTTCGGGACGACCAACACGCGCTCGCCCTTCTTCTCGACGTCGATCGCGAGGCCGAGGTTCACCCCCCGCCGGGGGATCCGGTGCGGCGCGCCGTCGACCGAGGCGTAGGCGCCGTTCATCGCGGGGTGCCGGTCGAGGGCGCGGAGGATCGCCCACGCGATCAGGTGCGTGAACGAGACCTTCGGGGCGTGGACCTGCTCCTGGTGACGGTTGAGGAGGGTGCGGTTCTCCTCGAGCAGCTTCGTTGGGATGGAGCGCACCGAGGTCGCCGTCGGAACCTCGAGGCTCGCCTGCATGTTCTCGACGATCTTCGCCGCGATTCCGCGCAGCGGCTCGGCCCCCTCGGGGGTCTCCACCCGGGCGGCGGGGGACACCGCCGCACGGGGGCGCCACCCCTCGAAGAACTCCCGCCAGGCCTCGCTGACGCTCTCGCGGTTCGCGAGGTAGCGCGCGTACAGCTCGTCCACGTACCCGGTGTTCTGGCCGAAGGTGCTCATCAACCGGGCATCCTAGCCGAGGAGCACCCGTTCTTCCGCCGGCGGGGCCTCCACCGGCTCCTCGCGCCAGGGGAGGATCGCGGCGGCGAGCGCGAAGGGCCCGACGCGTCCCACGAACATGGCCAGGCAGATCAGCAGCCTCGCACCGGTCCCGAGATCGTCGGTGTAGTCCATCGTCAGCCCGACGGTTCCGAGCGCGGAGGCGACCTCGAAGATCAGGCGGCGGTGGACCTCCCCCTGCGCGAGCGCGACGACGACGACGAACGAGACGAACGCCGCGAGGAA
This genomic interval from Candidatus Polarisedimenticolaceae bacterium contains the following:
- a CDS encoding 2-oxo acid dehydrogenase subunit E2, coding for MSTFGQNTGYVDELYARYLANRESVSEAWREFFEGWRPRAAVSPAARVETPEGAEPLRGIAAKIVENMQASLEVPTATSVRSIPTKLLEENRTLLNRHQEQVHAPKVSFTHLIAWAILRALDRHPAMNGAYASVDGAPHRIPRRGVNLGLAIDVEKKGERVLVVPNVKDAERLDFPAFTAAYDAMVAKAREHRLAVEDFQGTTVSLTNPGMLGTSLSVPRLMQGQGTIVGTGAIGYPPEYAGMSPEWIARLGLSKVMTLTSTYDHRVIQGAESGAFLATVEKLLLGHDGFYDRIFAELRVPHEPARWSGDQNPGAGRAGNLDAIEKQAGVLQLIRAYRVRGHLSARIDPLGTPGLKQPELELSHYGLTVWDLDREFVCELAGHRAVRKLRGIVDVLRETYCRHVGVEYMHIQEPEIRKWIAERLETDRPSAPPDAQRQRRILATLNAAEAFEKFLHSTYVGHKRFSLEGAETLVPMLDVLLDDAAEAGIVEAVIGMAHRGRLN